One window of Sphingomonas sp. KC8 genomic DNA carries:
- a CDS encoding ArsR/SmtB family transcription factor produces MLKPPMDLATFEKKAGEVAQVLKAIGNARRLMVLCKLVEHGERTVGDLADDVGLAQSALSQHLARMRDEGLVAFRRESQTLWYRIADPRTEMMLATLYQLYCHED; encoded by the coding sequence ATGCTCAAGCCCCCGATGGACCTGGCGACTTTCGAGAAGAAGGCCGGCGAAGTGGCGCAAGTGCTGAAGGCGATCGGCAATGCCCGGCGCCTGATGGTGCTGTGCAAGCTCGTCGAGCATGGCGAGCGGACGGTCGGCGATCTGGCCGACGATGTCGGCCTCGCACAGTCGGCTTTGTCGCAGCATCTTGCCCGGATGCGTGACGAAGGGCTGGTTGCCTTCCGTCGCGAAAGCCAGACGCTCTGGTACCGGATTGCCGATCCGCGAACCGAGATGATGCTTGCGACACTCTACCAACTCTATTGCCATGAGGACTGA
- a CDS encoding MBL fold metallo-hydrolase: MEASVNTQPIIEAFFDEPTNTISYLVADPATRVAAVIDPVLDFDLSSGEVSTVSVRRMLAAAAERGWRIAMVLETHAHADHLSAAPYIKAKTGAWIGIGEHIRDVQKIFRTVFAFNDIETDGSNFDRLFADGERFTIGALDVEVMHTPGHTPADLTYRIGDAAFVGDTLFMPDYGTARADFPGGDARQLYRSIRRLLSLPDDTRLFLCHDYKAPGRSEYRWETSVGEERRANIHVHDGVSEDDFVAMRETRDATLAVPKLLLPSIQLNIRAGRFPRADENGTRFLRIPVTFKGDAETSVSA, encoded by the coding sequence ATGGAGGCCAGCGTGAACACCCAGCCCATCATCGAAGCGTTCTTCGACGAACCCACCAACACGATCAGCTACTTGGTCGCCGATCCTGCCACGCGCGTTGCCGCGGTGATTGATCCGGTGCTCGATTTCGATCTGTCCAGTGGTGAAGTCAGCACGGTCTCGGTCAGGCGGATGCTGGCCGCCGCCGCGGAAAGGGGCTGGCGCATCGCCATGGTGCTGGAAACCCATGCCCATGCCGATCACCTGTCGGCCGCGCCCTACATCAAGGCAAAGACCGGCGCGTGGATCGGTATCGGCGAACATATCCGCGATGTGCAGAAGATATTCCGGACCGTCTTTGCCTTCAATGACATCGAAACCGATGGGTCAAATTTCGACCGCCTCTTCGCCGACGGTGAACGTTTCACCATCGGCGCGCTGGACGTCGAGGTGATGCACACCCCCGGCCACACGCCCGCTGACCTGACCTACCGGATTGGCGATGCCGCCTTTGTCGGCGACACGCTGTTCATGCCGGATTACGGCACCGCGCGCGCCGACTTTCCCGGCGGCGATGCTCGCCAGCTATACCGCTCGATCCGTCGCCTGCTGAGCCTGCCAGACGATACGCGACTGTTCCTCTGCCATGATTACAAGGCACCGGGCCGCAGCGAATATCGGTGGGAAACAAGCGTAGGTGAGGAACGTCGCGCCAACATCCACGTGCATGACGGTGTGAGCGAGGATGATTTCGTTGCCATGCGGGAAACGCGTGACGCGACATTGGCGGTGCCGAAGCTGCTACTGCCTTCAATCCAGCTGAATATCCGCGCCGGGCGTTTTCCCCGCGCGGACGAGAACGGCACCCGCTTCCTGCGAATTCCCGTGACGTTCAAGGGCGACGCCGAAACGAGCGTCTCGGCCTAG
- a CDS encoding autotransporter domain-containing protein, which produces MPTQSVWQGTVSDAWTDGDNWASGIAPSLSGTFVFVTPGASDRSPVIDGEVGEANLLFVGSQDQADLTIKNGGQLNANNVTVGNSTNNSALPGIGDESGSIHVTGTASGLSADFLTIGYYGDGTLDVADGAAVTIGAATTVAVMAGTEGTISVTGANSRLQGGSLQIGVSGNGTLVLSAAASAQTTSAALGVNTHSNGTATISGAGTTWTTNGPLTVGGAGAGDMSVLDGAVVSSGGRVNIGQQASGSGIVVVSGANSQLTAATELFIGQSGTGEATVTNGATASGDKVILGFDGTSSGTLTLDGANSLVKGTSYVMIGYGGQGEATVSNGGTLKADGNRGITIGFLAGSNGTLNIGAAEGETAVAAGHIDAVNGIKFGDGAGRLVLNHTDTDYALAAPLSGAGAVDILSGTTVFTGDNSLFAGHFTVDGGRAVLASATSAASTTINADGVLQIGNGGTSGSLNVDVANNGTLVFNRSDDLQHDHLITGSGDVTVAGGTITLTGMNTFIGATTIETGATLALNGPGRIDKSSGVTVNGTFDVTAASSAQIKDLGGNGTVIVGDAGLNLKNASQTFAGRVTGTGGLMVEGGTLTLTGASDFAGGLGISNGATVNIGAGGSSGAITADVTNYGTLVFDRSDDLSYAGQITGQGSVIKTGANTTTFTGSMSGVQLNIEDGTALFLGTMGSDAAIGAQGTLVFARDTATTYKGVLSGTGSMVKAGQATTTFSGDSSGFAGKATVSGGTLLLTGALGGNALIEAAGTMQVGNGTKDGHLLADTENNGTLVFNQIGDYDYVGALSGGGHLIKRGDGTLLLSGDYHYTGSTVVEGGIVRLTSQLDTASDLVITNGVFDLGGRNQEVAGLSGTGGTLALGAGTLTVVQGEDNVFAGGITGTGSLVKTGAGTLNLTGTSGFTGQVNVNGGRLAVNGALPGAVAVNNGGTLGGNGTAGTLIVNSGGTLAPGNSIGTLTVAGNVQFAAGSVYEVEVDAAGNSDRVNAGGTATIQGGTVSVKAAAGAYRWSSDYVILTAAGGVNGTFDDTDVDLPFLVSQLSYGANDVTLTLVRNDRSFASAAGTSNQRAVALALDASAQNGALYRAVAGQVDMGGAAQAFDALSGELWATTGTFMVDRTRRLGEMVAGRMEQADIISHALSNGTSASRQTDGGRTGIWGQATGSWNTAKGDGNAARATQNSFGFITGIDTLLGDWRIGLAFSHNEDKVRVDGRDSHATVTGSSLAAYAGGGWGNLRVRAGGSYGWMDVKGARKVIFPGVSEDVAGRYDGKSASVFGEASYAASLGKAVVEPFAGVNHVHVKTDGFAERGGALSALGVDSHKRDVTYTTLGLRLGAVLPVSDQAAITPRVSAAWLHGFGDVAAEGHHRLAAGEAFSIEGMRATRNALRVEAGAQANILPGGSLGISYVGNMADRWSDHGLTLGFSYSF; this is translated from the coding sequence GTGCCAACGCAATCCGTGTGGCAAGGCACCGTCAGTGACGCATGGACCGATGGCGACAATTGGGCGAGCGGTATTGCACCGTCACTATCGGGCACCTTCGTATTTGTGACGCCAGGCGCATCCGATCGATCCCCCGTGATCGATGGTGAAGTGGGCGAAGCCAACTTGCTGTTCGTTGGTTCGCAGGATCAGGCCGATCTGACCATCAAAAATGGCGGCCAATTGAACGCGAACAATGTCACTGTCGGCAACAGCACGAACAATAGTGCCTTGCCAGGCATTGGCGATGAAAGCGGATCGATCCACGTTACCGGAACAGCATCGGGCCTTTCGGCCGATTTCCTGACCATCGGTTATTATGGCGATGGCACGCTGGACGTTGCTGACGGTGCGGCGGTGACGATCGGCGCCGCGACGACGGTTGCTGTGATGGCTGGGACAGAAGGAACGATCAGCGTTACCGGCGCGAACAGCCGTTTGCAGGGGGGCAGCCTGCAAATCGGTGTCAGCGGCAATGGCACGCTCGTCCTGTCGGCGGCGGCCTCGGCGCAAACGACATCGGCGGCGCTGGGCGTCAACACCCACTCAAACGGAACCGCCACCATCTCCGGCGCGGGCACGACCTGGACAACCAACGGCCCCCTCACCGTTGGTGGTGCCGGCGCTGGTGACATGTCCGTTCTTGATGGGGCCGTGGTTTCCAGTGGCGGCCGCGTGAACATCGGCCAGCAGGCGTCTGGATCCGGGATCGTCGTGGTTTCGGGAGCCAATAGCCAGCTGACGGCGGCGACCGAACTTTTCATCGGACAAAGCGGTACCGGCGAAGCGACTGTCACCAATGGCGCCACCGCCAGCGGCGACAAGGTCATCCTTGGCTTCGATGGAACAAGCTCGGGCACTTTGACGCTTGATGGTGCGAACAGCCTCGTCAAGGGCACGTCTTATGTGATGATCGGTTATGGCGGCCAGGGAGAGGCCACGGTCTCCAATGGTGGCACGCTCAAGGCCGACGGGAACAGGGGAATCACGATCGGTTTCCTCGCCGGTTCCAATGGCACGCTGAACATCGGCGCCGCGGAAGGCGAAACCGCTGTGGCCGCTGGTCACATCGATGCCGTCAACGGCATCAAATTTGGCGACGGCGCGGGCCGCCTCGTCCTCAACCACACCGATACCGATTATGCTCTGGCGGCCCCGCTTTCGGGCGCAGGCGCGGTTGACATATTGTCGGGGACGACGGTTTTCACCGGCGACAACAGCCTTTTCGCCGGCCACTTCACCGTGGATGGCGGCAGGGCCGTTCTGGCGAGCGCAACCAGCGCCGCGAGCACCACGATCAATGCGGATGGCGTGCTGCAAATCGGCAATGGCGGGACGAGCGGCTCGCTCAACGTCGATGTGGCAAATAATGGCACGCTGGTCTTCAACCGTTCCGACGATCTGCAACATGACCACCTGATCACCGGCAGCGGCGACGTCACCGTTGCAGGCGGCACCATCACGCTGACCGGCATGAACACGTTCATCGGCGCTACCACAATCGAAACCGGAGCAACGCTGGCGCTGAACGGACCGGGCCGCATCGACAAGTCCAGCGGGGTGACCGTCAACGGCACATTCGACGTCACGGCAGCGAGTTCGGCGCAGATCAAGGATCTGGGCGGCAATGGCACGGTCATTGTGGGCGATGCCGGACTGAACCTGAAAAACGCTTCGCAGACCTTCGCTGGCCGCGTCACCGGCACGGGCGGACTGATGGTGGAAGGCGGCACCCTGACGCTGACCGGCGCGAGTGACTTTGCAGGCGGCCTGGGCATCAGCAATGGCGCAACCGTCAACATCGGCGCCGGTGGCAGCAGCGGCGCGATCACGGCCGATGTCACCAACTACGGCACCTTGGTCTTCGATCGTTCAGACGATCTGAGCTATGCCGGGCAGATCACGGGCCAGGGTTCGGTCATCAAGACCGGGGCCAACACGACAACCTTCACCGGCTCGATGAGCGGCGTGCAACTCAACATCGAGGACGGAACCGCGCTGTTCCTGGGCACGATGGGCAGCGATGCAGCCATTGGAGCACAAGGCACGCTGGTGTTCGCGCGCGACACGGCGACCACCTACAAGGGCGTGCTCAGCGGCACCGGGTCGATGGTGAAGGCAGGCCAGGCTACGACCACCTTTTCGGGCGACAGCAGCGGCTTCGCGGGCAAAGCGACGGTTTCGGGCGGCACGCTTCTGCTCACCGGCGCGCTGGGCGGCAATGCGCTGATCGAGGCGGCCGGGACCATGCAGGTCGGCAACGGTACAAAGGATGGCCATCTGCTGGCCGATACCGAAAATAATGGCACGCTGGTCTTCAACCAGATCGGCGACTATGACTATGTCGGCGCGCTTTCCGGCGGCGGCCACCTCATCAAGCGCGGCGATGGCACACTGCTGCTTTCAGGCGATTATCACTATACCGGCTCTACCGTGGTCGAGGGCGGTATCGTTCGCCTGACCTCGCAACTCGATACGGCATCCGATCTGGTCATCACCAATGGGGTGTTCGATCTTGGTGGCCGAAATCAGGAAGTAGCCGGTCTGAGCGGTACGGGCGGCACGCTTGCATTAGGCGCAGGCACGCTGACCGTGGTGCAGGGCGAAGATAATGTCTTTGCTGGCGGCATCACCGGCACGGGCAGCTTGGTCAAGACGGGCGCCGGCACGCTGAACCTCACGGGGACAAGCGGCTTTACCGGACAGGTCAATGTCAACGGCGGCCGGCTGGCGGTCAATGGCGCGCTGCCGGGCGCCGTCGCGGTGAACAACGGTGGCACGCTGGGCGGCAACGGCACGGCAGGCACGCTGATCGTAAACAGTGGCGGCACGCTGGCACCGGGCAACTCCATCGGCACCCTCACGGTGGCCGGCAATGTGCAGTTCGCGGCCGGCTCAGTCTACGAGGTGGAAGTGGATGCCGCCGGCAATAGCGACCGGGTCAATGCAGGCGGGACAGCCACCATCCAGGGCGGCACCGTCTCGGTGAAAGCGGCGGCCGGCGCCTATCGCTGGTCCAGCGATTACGTCATCCTGACGGCGGCTGGCGGGGTGAACGGCACGTTTGATGACACGGATGTCGATTTGCCGTTCCTCGTCTCCCAGCTGAGCTACGGCGCCAATGACGTGACGCTGACGCTGGTACGCAACGACCGCAGCTTCGCAAGCGCAGCCGGCACCTCCAATCAGCGGGCTGTTGCCCTTGCCCTGGATGCCAGCGCGCAGAACGGTGCGCTTTATCGCGCCGTCGCCGGGCAGGTCGACATGGGCGGTGCGGCGCAAGCCTTTGATGCGCTTTCGGGGGAGCTTTGGGCGACCACGGGCACGTTCATGGTGGATCGTACGCGGCGCCTTGGCGAAATGGTGGCTGGCCGCATGGAGCAAGCGGACATAATCAGCCATGCGCTGTCGAACGGCACCAGCGCATCCCGGCAAACGGATGGCGGACGCACCGGAATCTGGGGACAGGCGACCGGAAGCTGGAACACCGCGAAGGGCGACGGCAACGCGGCCCGTGCCACGCAGAACAGCTTCGGCTTTATCACCGGCATCGATACGCTGCTGGGCGACTGGCGGATCGGCCTGGCGTTTAGCCACAACGAGGACAAGGTGCGCGTCGATGGCCGTGACAGCCATGCGACTGTCACCGGGTCGAGCCTTGCGGCCTACGCCGGCGGCGGCTGGGGCAACCTGCGTGTGCGGGCCGGCGGCTCCTATGGCTGGATGGACGTAAAGGGCGCGCGCAAGGTGATATTCCCCGGCGTTTCCGAGGATGTTGCCGGCCGCTATGATGGCAAGAGCGCCTCGGTATTCGGGGAGGCAAGCTATGCGGCCTCGCTCGGTAAGGCCGTGGTCGAGCCATTCGCCGGGGTGAACCACGTTCATGTCAAAACCGATGGGTTTGCCGAACGCGGTGGCGCACTCAGCGCACTCGGCGTGGACAGCCATAAGCGTGATGTGACCTACACCACACTCGGCCTGCGGCTGGGCGCGGTGCTGCCGGTCTCGGATCAGGCCGCGATCACACCGCGCGTATCGGCCGCCTGGCTGCACGGATTTGGCGACGTGGCTGCCGAAGGGCATCACCGCCTTGCCGCCGGCGAAGCATTTTCCATCGAGGGCATGCGCGCCACGCGCAATGCGCTGCGCGTGGAAGCGGGTGCGCAGGCCAACATCCTGCCCGGTGGCTCGCTTGGCATTTCCTATGTCGGCAACATGGCCGATCGCTGGAGCGATCATGGCCTGACACTGGGCTTTTCCTACAGCTTCTGA
- the chrA gene encoding chromate efflux transporter has product MTGSTRSAASGSVIEVFVAFLKLGLTAFGGPIAHLGYFRDEFVDRRGWIDDRGYAELIGLCQFLPGPASSQAGFAIGIMRAGPLGGLAAWCGFTLPSALIMMLFASVSASMDGPAGRAAIHGLKLVAVAIVAQALWGMARTLTPDARRIAIATLAGLLVMLVGNAWAQISAILFGMAAGMLLCRSTATPHISLGRFGISRRAALACLILATSMLGALPILAGVSDWRPLQLFDLFYRAGALVFGGGHVVLPLLREGLVPDWISQNAFLSGYGAAQALPGPLFAISAYLGVAADGFRGAMIALAAIFMPGLLLVSGALPFWARLAANPRATAVVAGANAAVVGILAAALYDPLWTAGVETWLDSILVLLGFIALVRWRLPPLLAVIAFVLIAIISRAWSV; this is encoded by the coding sequence ATGACCGGGTCAACACGAAGTGCCGCCAGCGGCAGTGTCATCGAGGTCTTCGTCGCATTCCTCAAACTCGGCCTGACCGCCTTTGGCGGGCCGATCGCGCATCTCGGCTATTTTCGCGACGAGTTCGTTGATCGCAGAGGCTGGATCGACGATCGCGGATATGCCGAACTCATTGGGCTTTGCCAGTTCCTGCCCGGTCCGGCCTCAAGCCAGGCAGGTTTCGCGATCGGCATCATGCGCGCCGGACCGCTGGGCGGCCTGGCCGCCTGGTGTGGCTTCACCCTGCCCTCGGCGCTCATCATGATGCTGTTTGCCTCGGTGTCGGCCAGCATGGACGGCCCAGCCGGAAGGGCGGCAATCCACGGGCTAAAGCTTGTCGCGGTCGCGATCGTCGCGCAGGCGCTCTGGGGCATGGCGCGCACCCTGACGCCCGATGCACGCCGGATCGCCATCGCCACGCTCGCCGGATTGCTGGTGATGCTCGTCGGCAATGCCTGGGCACAGATCAGCGCGATCCTTTTCGGGATGGCAGCGGGGATGCTGCTGTGTCGATCAACCGCCACCCCCCACATCTCCCTTGGCAGGTTCGGCATCTCCCGACGGGCAGCGCTGGCGTGCCTGATCCTGGCCACCAGCATGCTTGGCGCCCTGCCAATCCTCGCCGGGGTGTCGGACTGGCGCCCGCTGCAACTGTTCGACCTGTTCTATCGCGCGGGCGCGCTCGTTTTCGGGGGAGGCCATGTGGTGTTACCGCTGTTGCGCGAAGGGCTTGTTCCAGACTGGATCAGCCAAAACGCCTTCCTGTCAGGCTATGGCGCGGCACAAGCGCTTCCCGGGCCGCTATTCGCCATTTCTGCCTATCTCGGCGTCGCAGCCGATGGTTTTCGGGGGGCTATGATTGCGCTCGCCGCGATTTTCATGCCCGGTCTGCTGCTGGTGTCCGGCGCCTTGCCATTCTGGGCCAGGCTGGCAGCAAATCCACGCGCCACGGCCGTCGTTGCCGGCGCCAATGCAGCCGTGGTCGGCATCCTCGCGGCAGCGCTCTACGATCCGCTATGGACAGCAGGCGTGGAAACCTGGCTCGATAGCATCCTGGTGCTGCTTGGTTTTATCGCGCTGGTGCGATGGCGCCTTCCGCCACTGCTGGCAGTTATCGCTTTCGTTCTGATCGCCATAATATCGCGCGCATGGAGTGTGTGA
- the arsH gene encoding arsenical resistance protein ArsH has product MMRLRSLADPDHLPALDRAFVDANPAAGLGRHDPPPRILLLYGSLRERSFSRLAVEEAARLLQLFGAETRIFDPFDLPLPDQVHGDDHPAVRELRELSMWSEGQVWCSPERHGQITGIMKAQIDHLPLEMKGMRPTQGRTLAVMQVSGGSQSFNAVNTLRLLGRWMRMITIPNQSSIAMAYKEFDEAGRMRPSSYYDRIVDVMEELVRLTVLTRPHASQLVDRYSERKAAGRPAAMEDHSAIAIVQGS; this is encoded by the coding sequence ATGATGCGCCTTCGCTCCCTTGCCGATCCCGATCATCTGCCGGCACTGGACCGGGCGTTCGTCGATGCGAACCCGGCTGCGGGCCTTGGTCGCCATGATCCGCCGCCACGCATCCTGTTGCTCTACGGATCTTTGCGCGAACGCTCGTTCAGCCGCCTCGCGGTGGAGGAGGCCGCGCGCCTGCTCCAGTTGTTCGGCGCCGAAACGCGAATTTTCGATCCCTTCGATCTGCCGCTGCCCGACCAGGTGCACGGTGACGATCATCCTGCCGTGCGTGAACTGCGCGAACTGTCGATGTGGTCGGAAGGCCAGGTTTGGTGCAGCCCTGAACGGCACGGCCAGATCACCGGCATCATGAAGGCGCAGATTGATCATTTGCCATTAGAAATGAAAGGGATGCGTCCCACGCAAGGCCGAACGCTGGCGGTGATGCAGGTATCGGGCGGATCGCAATCGTTCAATGCGGTCAACACCCTGCGGCTACTTGGCCGCTGGATGCGGATGATCACCATCCCCAATCAATCGTCGATCGCCATGGCCTATAAGGAATTCGACGAAGCCGGCCGGATGCGGCCATCAAGCTATTATGATCGCATCGTTGATGTGATGGAGGAACTGGTCCGATTGACCGTGCTGACCAGGCCGCACGCCAGCCAGCTGGTTGACCGTTATTCCGAACGCAAGGCGGCGGGGCGCCCGGCAGCGATGGAGGATCATTCCGCGATCGCGATCGTGCAAGGCAGCTGA